A genomic stretch from Musa acuminata AAA Group cultivar baxijiao unplaced genomic scaffold, Cavendish_Baxijiao_AAA HiC_scaffold_277, whole genome shotgun sequence includes:
- the LOC104000363 gene encoding probable xyloglucan galactosyltransferase GT17 has product MSSMAEDKEKSFLLFSSSFSYREVKPSSLLRRFRFVVFVVLCYVLWLRLLFFTFPPESSSSSERSVAGGHRHCRLSRSLDTCHPDIAPFYIHSIHPRFNAALMQRCLARPASCDVCPHVGHRGLGRPLLRLPLRADDVVGTSWYATHPLAAEMLFHHRAERHPCRTTDPEAALLFYVPFYAGLHAAANFRQKNHTRGDALAVDLAAHLSSLPSFRRHGGRDHFLTLGHASWNFMRSPAYPDLGTNRLLLLPEVANMTVLTVERHPWEGHNQFGIPYPSYFHPRTAAEVAEWQAELRRFRRTHLSAFVGGLRSDEDKGSVRSTIMNQCWKSNRCIPVDCEAARHECGDPDRVLDVMRRAEFCLQPPGESFTRRSTFDAVLAGCIPVFFSEHAAYTQYEWYLPGRPENWSVLLQRDRWDRVEEELARIPRAEVERMRETVIALIPRMTYAHPEANRSELGFDDAVDVALVGLTKRIRASLRREGGVKAT; this is encoded by the coding sequence ATGTCTTCCAtggccgaagacaaggagaaatccttcttgcttttctcttcctctttctcttataGAGAGGTCAAGCCTTCTTCTCTCCTCCGTCGCTTCCGCTTCGTCGTCTTTGTCGTCCTCTGCTACGTCCTGTGGCTTCGCCTCTTGTTCTTCACCTTCCCACCAgagtcctcctcttcctccgagCGCTCCGTCGCAGGCGGCCACCGCCACTGCCGGCTCAGCCGCTCGCTGGACACTTGCCACCCCGACATTGCGCCCTTTTACATACACAGTATCCATCCCCGGTTCAACGCCGCCCTCATGCAGCGCTGCCTCGCCCGCCCCGCTTCCTGCGACGTGTGCCCCCACGTCGGCCATCGCGGACTTGGCCGGCCCCTCCTCCGCCTCCCTCTCCGCGCCGACGATGTGGTGGGCACGTCGTGGTACGCCACCCACCCGCTGGCCGCCGAGATGCTGTTCCACCATCGCGCCGAGCGGCACCCCTGCCGCACCACTGACCCCGAGGCGGCGCTCCTGTTCTACGTCCCGTTCTACGCCGGCCTCCATGCCGCCGCCAACTTCCGGCAGAAGAATCACACCCGCGGCGACGCCCTCGCGGTCGACCTCGCCGCACACCTCTCCTCCCTCCCCTCTTTCCGCCGCCACGGCGGCCGCGACCACTTCCTCACCCTCGGCCACGCCTCCTGGAACTTCATGCGCTCCCCGGCGTACCCGGACCTCGGCACCAACCGCCTCCTCCTCCTACCGGAGGTCGCCAACATGACGGTCCTCACGGTGGAGCGCCACCCATGGGAGGGCCACAACCAGTTCGGAATCCCGTACCCTTCCTACTTCCACCCGCGCACCGCGGCGGAGGTGGCGGAGTGGCAGGCAGAGCTCCGTCGGTTCAGGCGGACGCACCTGTCGGCGTTCGTCGGCGGCCTGCGATCCGACGAGGACAAGGGCTCGGTTCGGTCCACCATCATGAACCAGTGCTGGAAATCGAACCGGTGCATCCCAGTCGATTGCGAAGCGGCTCGGCACGAGTGTGGCGACCCCGACCGAGTCCTCGACGTGATGCGCCGGGCCGAGTTCTGCCTGCAGCCGCCCGGCGAGTCGTTCACCCGGCGGTCCACCTTCGACGCGGTCCTCGCGGGGTGCATCCCAGTGTTCTTCTCAGAGCACGCGGCCTACACGCAGTACGAGTGGTATTTGCCAGGCCGACCTGAGAACTGGTCGGTTCTGCTCCAACGGGACCGATGGGACCGGGTGGAGGAAGAATTGGCCCGGATCCCGAGAGCCGAGGTGGAGAGGATGAGGGAGACGGTGATAGCGCTGATTCCGAGGATGACCTACGCCCACCCGGAGGCGAACCGAAGTGAGCTCGGGTTCGATGACGCGGTCGATGTTGCGCTGGTTGGCCTCACCAAACGGATTCGAGCCTCTCTACGACGAGAGGGTGGTGTGAAAGCTACGTAA